One Vibrio quintilis DNA segment encodes these proteins:
- a CDS encoding carbohydrate ABC transporter permease: protein MKKRRWLVPWLFLAPALIVFTWFKFVPIVKGLIMSFYKIKFFGDDQFVGLDNFQRALTDTQLHDAVVNTFIYVGSSTVCGVILAFAVALLLQGQARHIRIIRTAIFIPAVTSVAILAEVWRILFYPASTGVVNSILGFIGIAPQGWMSDPNMALFTVILLQVWKTIPYNMVILIAGLAGINKELYDAANVDGASPWRKIWHVTLPGLVPAISVVLMLSFIRGFRVFTEVYTTTGGGPAGSTEMIMTHIFKTGFDRLDYGYAAAVSFLLFAFTVFLTIAHIFIKSRFERN from the coding sequence ATGAAGAAGCGGCGCTGGTTAGTTCCCTGGCTATTTCTGGCACCGGCATTGATCGTATTCACCTGGTTCAAATTCGTCCCGATTGTCAAAGGGCTGATTATGAGCTTCTACAAAATTAAGTTTTTTGGTGATGATCAATTCGTCGGGCTGGATAATTTTCAAAGAGCGTTAACCGATACTCAGCTGCATGATGCGGTCGTCAATACATTTATCTATGTGGGTTCATCGACCGTTTGCGGTGTGATTCTGGCATTTGCCGTTGCCCTGTTACTTCAGGGACAGGCAAGACATATTCGAATCATTCGTACCGCGATATTTATACCGGCAGTCACATCGGTGGCGATTCTGGCAGAGGTTTGGCGCATTTTGTTTTACCCCGCATCAACCGGCGTTGTGAACTCAATCCTCGGTTTTATTGGTATCGCTCCCCAGGGGTGGATGTCTGACCCGAATATGGCACTGTTTACTGTAATACTGTTGCAGGTATGGAAAACCATTCCATACAACATGGTGATTTTAATCGCCGGTCTGGCGGGGATTAATAAAGAGCTTTATGACGCTGCGAATGTGGATGGTGCTTCCCCCTGGCGAAAAATATGGCATGTCACGCTTCCCGGATTAGTACCGGCGATTTCCGTCGTGTTGATGCTGTCTTTCATTCGTGGTTTCCGGGTCTTTACGGAAGTGTATACGACCACAGGCGGTGGTCCGGCGGGTTCAACAGAAATGATTATGACGCATATCTTTAAGACTGGGTTTGACCGGCTGGATTATGGTTATGCGGCAGCGGTGTCATTCCTGTTATTCGCTTTCACCGTCTTTCTGACCATCGCCCATATTTTTATTAAAAGTCGCTTCGAGCGAAACTGA
- a CDS encoding ABC transporter ATP-binding protein, with protein sequence MGSVSLRNVSKSFGSVDVIRNVSLDIEEGEFCVLIGPSGSGKSTLLRIIAGLEEVSSGEISIANRVVTDEEPKERDIAMVFQTYALYPQMTVRENMGFALKLAKMPKKEIAAKVEKTARMLELDHLLDRLPKDLSGGQRQRVSMGRAIVRNPSVFLFDEPLSNLDAKLRTQVRGEIADLHQSLGTTSVYVTHDQIEAMTLGQKIVVLKDGMVYQCGSPLQLYQDPDNTFVAGFLGSPSINLINCIAVKDSHGLFAKLPSGDIIQLDPDLNIADGCQIVIGIRPEHLSVEESEHPEGFKAVIHTIENTGSDMVVMCHLPSFSLKAAFKEQKDLTVGQEISLVPYISAVLVFDQKTGHRIRACV encoded by the coding sequence ATGGGATCAGTATCTCTGAGAAATGTAAGCAAGTCCTTTGGTTCTGTTGACGTCATTCGCAATGTGTCATTAGACATTGAAGAAGGTGAGTTTTGTGTGCTTATCGGGCCCAGCGGGTCGGGTAAATCGACTTTATTACGTATTATTGCCGGGTTGGAAGAGGTATCGTCCGGTGAAATCTCTATCGCCAACAGAGTGGTCACGGATGAGGAGCCGAAAGAACGTGATATAGCCATGGTTTTCCAGACTTATGCTTTATATCCTCAAATGACCGTGCGCGAAAATATGGGATTTGCATTAAAACTGGCAAAAATGCCCAAGAAAGAAATTGCAGCAAAAGTTGAGAAAACCGCCCGAATGCTCGAACTTGACCATCTTTTAGATCGCCTGCCAAAAGATCTGTCCGGGGGGCAAAGACAACGTGTCTCGATGGGGCGCGCTATCGTACGCAATCCGTCGGTGTTTTTGTTTGATGAACCTTTGTCCAATCTGGATGCAAAACTGAGAACACAGGTTCGGGGGGAAATTGCTGATTTGCACCAGTCATTAGGTACGACTTCTGTCTATGTCACACACGATCAGATTGAGGCGATGACACTGGGGCAGAAAATTGTCGTTCTGAAAGACGGCATGGTTTATCAGTGTGGTTCACCGTTGCAGTTATATCAGGATCCGGATAATACCTTTGTTGCCGGGTTTCTTGGCAGCCCGTCGATTAACCTGATTAATTGCATTGCAGTGAAAGACAGTCATGGATTATTTGCAAAACTCCCCAGTGGCGACATCATTCAGCTGGATCCGGATTTAAACATTGCAGATGGGTGCCAGATCGTCATCGGCATTCGTCCGGAGCATCTTTCAGTTGAGGAGAGTGAACACCCTGAAGGCTTTAAAGCGGTGATTCACACCATTGAAAATACCGGCTCTGACATGGTGGTGATGTGTCATTTACCCTCATTCAGTCTGAAAGCTGCATTTAAAGAGCAGAAAGATCTTACTGTTGGTCAGGAAATATCACTGGTTCCTTATATTTCTGCTGTGCTTGTGTTTGACCAAAAGACAGGGCATCGAATCCGTGCCTGTGTTTAA
- a CDS encoding EamA family transporter: MLFRDRLLAFTIVLVWGVNFVVIKVGLQGMPPLLLAGLRFLLVAIPAIFFVERPKVPLKWLIIYGLTISFGQFSLLFWAIHAGMAAGLASLLLQAQAFITLLFGALFLKESIRLHHLVAMVVAGYGIYVLAGAQGHDTTSLSWFTLLLILGASTCWALGNISNKVITKSFQFTTMSLIVWSATIPAIAFAIASYCIEGEAAILSSLQHIQWHNIFSIGYLSFLATIVGYGGWSYLLSRYEASLVAPLSLLVPVFGLLSAMLLLGEQLNLQQIFGVIIIAFGLVINVFGGKWVRALQLVVRTH; the protein is encoded by the coding sequence ATGCTTTTCAGGGATCGATTGTTAGCATTTACAATTGTATTGGTATGGGGAGTGAACTTTGTTGTCATCAAAGTTGGCTTACAGGGGATGCCGCCGCTTTTGTTAGCGGGACTGCGTTTTCTTTTGGTAGCAATTCCGGCAATCTTTTTTGTTGAAAGGCCAAAAGTGCCGTTGAAATGGTTGATCATCTATGGATTGACCATCAGTTTCGGGCAGTTTTCTTTATTGTTCTGGGCTATTCATGCTGGAATGGCGGCGGGCCTTGCATCTTTACTGTTACAGGCTCAGGCGTTTATTACACTGCTGTTCGGAGCTCTTTTTCTTAAAGAGAGTATTCGTTTACATCACCTGGTTGCGATGGTAGTAGCTGGTTATGGAATTTATGTATTAGCTGGTGCTCAGGGACATGATACAACGTCTCTTAGCTGGTTTACTCTGCTGCTGATCTTGGGCGCTTCAACTTGCTGGGCACTGGGAAATATCAGCAATAAAGTGATTACGAAGAGCTTTCAGTTTACCACTATGTCTCTGATCGTTTGGAGTGCGACTATACCAGCCATTGCTTTTGCCATCGCATCTTATTGTATTGAAGGAGAGGCGGCTATCCTCAGCTCGTTGCAACATATTCAGTGGCATAATATTTTTTCAATTGGCTATCTTTCATTCCTGGCTACGATTGTGGGCTATGGAGGATGGAGCTATTTACTGAGCCGTTACGAAGCTTCTTTGGTGGCACCTCTTTCGCTGCTGGTTCCTGTCTTCGGGCTGTTGAGTGCAATGTTGTTGCTCGGAGAACAATTAAATCTGCAACAGATTTTCGGTGTAATAATTATTGCATTCGGGTTGGTGATTAATGTTTTTGGCGGTAAGTGGGTGCGTGCGCTGCAACTGGTGGTGCGTACCCATTAA
- a CDS encoding heparinase II/III domain-containing protein has product MFTNFLNDFVSGCLDRDDWQPFPTIDQREAWENMRLPPGLDHWPTAITRFADKVLLKEIDPLSGTMYTHFMVNGDRSEYEENYFRRRIELSYLVIAECLTAERHYLPKIIDYIWEILGEIYWCVPAHNFAHHHEMILYKAVNPWNENDPFPVPDDEYLDLFNCETAGLLAETCYLLQPLLLDEYPALYHLIHQQIETRVLSKFESSRLYGWYNGKNNWTVWCAHNLLLTACYLVDDKHRLVSITDKLCVLVSRFVDNLKESGSCIEGPTYWNVSAGRLAAFIALLEARFRVDFNIKENLKLRHFGEHILKLHIGGNRYVNFADGALKVDLDHGLLSKYAQLIDSEQLGNLVIKDSERAAAQCLQQTTERGGRDYMRQSLVHLTRQLFWTPQIADSNAVISEKSVWLDDMQVMVARDQDVPGTGMCVSAIAGSNDELINHHSHNDIGHFSVYFNGEPIIIDLGQGAYSRETFSDTRYDMWHISSVGHNVPVINGRVQRHGVGAHATEVEFVQNQTQSILSFNSAVVYGYDDEKDRIHTRIAFDHEKSVVTIEENIELSETLNSLEFPLYMTVRDVIQQSGHIVLLSMEDKTLRIEANNLVYQGVEKIELTDVKHREVWGEAICKLRFVAEDLAKNSFGFSISLVGG; this is encoded by the coding sequence ATGTTCACTAATTTTCTGAATGATTTTGTGAGTGGTTGCCTCGATCGGGATGACTGGCAACCATTTCCAACCATTGATCAGCGCGAAGCATGGGAGAATATGAGACTTCCTCCCGGCCTCGATCACTGGCCGACGGCCATTACGCGCTTCGCTGATAAGGTTTTACTCAAAGAAATCGACCCGTTGTCTGGCACCATGTATACCCATTTTATGGTCAATGGTGATCGTTCTGAGTATGAAGAAAACTACTTCCGCCGCAGGATCGAACTATCGTATCTGGTGATTGCGGAATGCTTAACGGCGGAACGTCACTATCTGCCTAAAATTATTGACTATATCTGGGAAATTCTCGGTGAAATATACTGGTGTGTCCCTGCGCATAATTTTGCGCATCACCATGAAATGATTTTATATAAGGCGGTCAATCCCTGGAATGAAAATGACCCATTTCCGGTGCCTGATGATGAATATCTGGATTTATTTAACTGTGAAACCGCCGGGTTATTAGCGGAAACGTGTTATTTACTTCAGCCGTTATTACTGGATGAATATCCGGCGCTTTATCATTTAATCCATCAACAAATAGAAACCCGTGTTCTGAGTAAATTTGAAAGTTCCAGACTTTATGGCTGGTACAACGGGAAGAATAACTGGACGGTATGGTGTGCTCATAACCTGTTATTAACCGCCTGTTATCTGGTTGATGACAAACATCGTTTAGTCAGTATTACGGATAAGTTGTGTGTGCTGGTGTCCCGGTTTGTCGATAATCTGAAAGAGAGTGGCAGCTGCATTGAAGGGCCGACTTACTGGAATGTCAGTGCGGGTCGTCTGGCCGCATTCATCGCATTACTTGAAGCGCGGTTCCGGGTTGACTTCAACATAAAAGAGAACCTGAAACTGCGTCATTTCGGTGAACATATTCTGAAGTTACATATCGGTGGCAATCGCTATGTCAATTTTGCTGATGGGGCTTTAAAAGTCGACCTCGACCATGGATTACTCAGCAAATATGCGCAATTGATTGATTCTGAGCAACTGGGAAATTTAGTGATCAAAGACTCTGAGCGGGCCGCGGCTCAGTGCCTGCAACAGACAACGGAGCGGGGTGGCCGGGATTATATGAGGCAGTCACTAGTCCACCTGACCCGACAGCTGTTCTGGACCCCTCAGATCGCAGATTCGAATGCTGTCATCAGTGAGAAGAGTGTCTGGCTGGATGATATGCAGGTGATGGTGGCACGGGATCAGGATGTGCCGGGCACCGGGATGTGTGTGAGTGCGATTGCCGGAAGTAACGATGAATTGATTAACCACCATTCTCACAATGACATCGGGCATTTTAGTGTTTACTTCAACGGTGAGCCGATCATTATCGACTTAGGACAAGGGGCGTATTCACGTGAAACGTTCAGTGATACCCGCTATGACATGTGGCATATCAGTTCGGTCGGTCACAACGTTCCGGTTATCAATGGTCGGGTCCAGCGCCACGGTGTGGGAGCACATGCGACGGAGGTTGAGTTTGTTCAAAATCAGACCCAAAGTATATTGAGTTTTAATTCAGCTGTTGTTTATGGCTACGATGACGAAAAAGATAGAATTCACACACGGATTGCTTTTGATCATGAAAAGTCAGTGGTGACAATCGAAGAGAACATTGAGCTGTCTGAAACGCTGAACTCGCTGGAATTTCCTTTGTATATGACGGTCCGGGACGTCATTCAACAGTCCGGTCATATCGTCTTATTAAGTATGGAGGACAAAACGCTGCGTATAGAAGCAAATAATCTTGTTTATCAGGGAGTTGAAAAGATCGAATTAACCGATGTAAAACACCGGGAAGTGTGGGGTGAGGCTATCTGTAAATTACGCTTTGTGGCTGAGGATTTAGCAAAAAATTCGTTTGGTTTTTCAATCTCTTTGGTTGGGGGATAA
- a CDS encoding carbohydrate ABC transporter permease: MSKAIYAKGKTIYAKVARFVAYVLIIVVFCGPFWGIVATAFSKNTVQPGQLVLWPEEPTLAHFRYAWVEIKAWLYLANSLIVVVIGTLLQTTVSALAAYALARKKFRGGAIISLAILSTMMLPDEVISIPLYLILQKDIPIIDASLYNSYAGLILPIVGWAFSIFLLTEFMKAIPRDLEDAARVDGASELQIFKNVVLPLIKPALGTTTIFGFLMIWDQYLLPLIAVDDRSLYTIPVILRSLRVDEIMQQNIFIAVTVIATVPSVIVYLLLQKQFNRGLMAGAVKG, encoded by the coding sequence ATGAGTAAAGCTATTTATGCGAAAGGTAAAACTATTTATGCGAAAGTTGCCCGCTTCGTGGCTTATGTCCTGATTATTGTAGTGTTTTGCGGACCATTCTGGGGAATTGTTGCCACAGCATTCAGCAAGAACACAGTACAGCCGGGACAGCTTGTTTTGTGGCCGGAAGAACCGACGCTGGCGCATTTCCGGTATGCATGGGTTGAGATTAAAGCGTGGCTCTATCTTGCGAACTCCCTGATTGTTGTGGTGATAGGCACCCTGCTGCAAACTACGGTGAGTGCCTTAGCCGCTTATGCGCTGGCCCGTAAAAAGTTCAGAGGCGGCGCGATCATCAGTCTGGCCATCTTATCGACCATGATGTTGCCTGATGAAGTGATTTCTATTCCGCTGTATTTAATCCTGCAAAAGGATATTCCGATCATTGATGCCTCATTATATAACTCCTATGCGGGACTGATTCTGCCCATTGTCGGCTGGGCGTTTTCTATCTTCCTGCTGACCGAGTTTATGAAAGCGATTCCCCGTGACCTGGAAGATGCTGCCCGTGTGGATGGTGCCAGTGAATTACAAATTTTCAAGAATGTGGTGCTGCCACTGATTAAGCCAGCATTGGGGACAACGACTATCTTTGGTTTCCTGATGATTTGGGATCAGTATTTATTGCCGTTAATTGCTGTAGACGATCGGAGTTTGTATACCATCCCGGTGATTCTTCGCTCCCTCCGGGTGGATGAAATTATGCAGCAAAATATATTTATCGCCGTTACTGTGATTGCGACGGTTCCGTCAGTCATTGTGTATCTGCTACTTCAAAAACAATTTAACCGCGGTCTGATGGCTGGTGCGGTCAAAGGCTAA
- a CDS encoding transposase, producing the protein MTTPRAQKVSLELTPYYHCISRCVRRSYLCGEDEISGRSYEHRRQWVEDRILELAKVYCIDICAYAVMHNHYHLVVHLNRNKAEQLTHTEVIERWEAEHQLPTLIQRYLHEPLSMGETKRCEALIEIWRQRLYSLSWLMKELNFEIAKQANQEDGCTGHFWEGRFKSQALLDEKALLTAMTYVDLNPVRAKVNPTPETSEHTSVKRRLDSLAQNQPTPSGLFPFIGYEHQSQSEGIPFRLMDYLEWVDYAGRQIREDKPGYINPHQPDILSRLSLNQTECLKLCTHLEQKKCLWIGPPKQLQRVKQHFNKQRIHGISL; encoded by the coding sequence ATGACCACACCCAGAGCACAAAAAGTCTCTCTTGAACTGACACCTTACTATCACTGCATCTCCCGCTGTGTCCGGCGCTCTTATCTCTGTGGAGAAGATGAAATCTCCGGTAGGTCCTACGAACACCGCCGTCAGTGGGTTGAAGACCGGATTCTGGAACTGGCAAAAGTCTATTGCATTGATATCTGTGCTTATGCCGTGATGCATAATCATTATCATCTGGTAGTGCATCTGAATCGAAACAAAGCCGAACAACTCACCCACACCGAAGTGATTGAGCGCTGGGAAGCTGAACATCAACTCCCCACATTGATTCAGCGTTATTTACATGAACCATTAAGCATGGGTGAAACCAAACGATGCGAAGCGCTGATTGAAATCTGGCGGCAGCGCCTGTATTCACTGAGCTGGCTGATGAAAGAGCTCAATTTCGAGATTGCGAAACAAGCCAATCAGGAAGATGGCTGCACCGGACATTTCTGGGAGGGGCGATTTAAATCTCAGGCATTGTTGGATGAAAAAGCACTGCTGACCGCCATGACTTATGTTGACCTCAACCCCGTTAGGGCGAAGGTAAATCCCACGCCTGAAACTTCTGAGCATACGTCTGTCAAAAGACGGCTCGACAGCCTTGCACAAAACCAGCCCACCCCTTCCGGGCTATTTCCTTTTATCGGTTACGAACATCAGAGCCAATCGGAAGGCATCCCTTTCCGATTAATGGATTATCTGGAATGGGTGGACTATGCCGGCCGGCAAATCCGGGAGGATAAACCAGGGTACATTAACCCTCACCAACCCGATATCCTCTCGCGCCTTTCACTCAATCAAACTGAATGTCTCAAGCTGTGTACTCATCTGGAACAGAAGAAATGCCTGTGGATTGGCCCACCAAAACAATTGCAACGGGTCAAACAGCACTTCAATAAGCAACGCATTCATGGGATTTCTCTGTAA
- a CDS encoding ABC transporter substrate-binding protein has product MRMKLAVCLSLSLSSVFAAPAFSADTLHVWARYGNNERGTIEAMVKEFTQQTGVKVDLFLANSDFETRLARSAASRKLPDVVLTDATSMGQMNEMGILESIDKDSVKGGDALYDVAWDGMRAYDGKYYGVPFSAQAFAVFVRKDWREKLGLKKPKTWEDLYQLAKAFTEMDPNGSGKADTYGYVMPLSTTRGYASWFMSDLIWQAGGKFLTSNPQGFKASLATPQVKSAMLFAQKMICNGYAQPAAITSTTGDATPVFNSGQAGIYRSGPYHLNSFYNEPGKDKIEVIVPPAGPVSHASLAEGTAAYILAGNKDTRESSKKFLEFLISEKGQKMGMGEGIQGNSLPIVRLSVNQHIDTRAIYKDANWDTFAEQYANGGVYFPAVPNWKPIRQITSDGFNKILSSCSTDIMNQLKDIDTAVNNELRRQGVLAQ; this is encoded by the coding sequence ATGAGAATGAAACTGGCTGTGTGCCTCTCCCTTTCCTTAAGTTCTGTATTTGCAGCCCCTGCGTTTTCTGCAGATACACTCCATGTTTGGGCACGCTATGGAAATAATGAGCGGGGAACCATTGAAGCGATGGTGAAAGAATTTACGCAACAAACCGGCGTTAAAGTGGATCTTTTTCTTGCGAACTCTGACTTTGAAACCCGTTTAGCGCGTTCTGCTGCAAGTCGTAAATTGCCGGATGTTGTACTCACTGATGCGACTTCGATGGGCCAGATGAACGAAATGGGGATCCTGGAATCGATTGATAAAGATTCCGTGAAAGGCGGGGATGCACTTTACGACGTTGCCTGGGACGGGATGCGTGCGTATGACGGTAAATATTATGGTGTGCCTTTCTCTGCACAGGCGTTTGCTGTCTTTGTCCGCAAAGACTGGCGGGAAAAGCTGGGGTTGAAGAAGCCAAAAACCTGGGAAGATTTATACCAGCTGGCGAAAGCGTTTACGGAGATGGACCCGAATGGCAGTGGTAAAGCGGATACATATGGCTATGTGATGCCACTTTCTACCACCCGCGGTTATGCCAGCTGGTTTATGAGTGATTTAATCTGGCAGGCTGGCGGGAAGTTTCTGACATCAAATCCACAGGGTTTTAAAGCCAGTCTGGCGACTCCGCAAGTCAAATCTGCAATGCTATTTGCACAAAAGATGATCTGTAACGGTTACGCACAACCTGCCGCTATTACTTCAACGACAGGTGATGCAACGCCGGTATTTAACTCGGGTCAGGCCGGTATTTATCGTTCCGGTCCTTATCACTTAAATTCATTTTACAATGAGCCGGGTAAAGACAAAATTGAGGTGATTGTCCCGCCTGCGGGTCCGGTGAGTCATGCTTCTTTAGCTGAGGGCACCGCTGCCTATATTCTCGCCGGTAATAAAGACACACGGGAAAGTTCGAAAAAATTCCTTGAATTCCTGATTTCGGAAAAAGGCCAGAAAATGGGGATGGGAGAAGGTATTCAGGGAAACTCATTGCCAATTGTCCGCCTGTCCGTTAATCAACATATTGATACCCGGGCCATCTACAAGGATGCAAACTGGGATACCTTCGCAGAGCAGTATGCCAATGGTGGCGTGTATTTCCCTGCGGTGCCGAACTGGAAACCAATTCGCCAGATCACTTCAGATGGCTTCAACAAAATACTGTCTTCCTGCTCAACCGATATCATGAATCAATTGAAAGACATTGATACAGCCGTCAACAATGAACTCCGCCGTCAGGGTGTTCTGGCTCAATAG
- a CDS encoding alkaline phosphatase D family protein → MMSNSISRRRFLELSAKGFGAAVISYGLMGCNSQSNNDTVSATFQHGVASGDPLTDAVILWTRVTPEQEGKVQVSWEVATDPEFSQVVTNGSTFTDDSRDYTIKVDAIGLEAGTSYYYRFFVDDVPSTTGVTKTLPEGDISSVKLAVVSCSNFPAGYFNVFDLAAQRDDLDALLHLGDYIYEYPRGGYASDNAASMGREVLPATELLSLSDYRTRYAQYRTDSSLQKIHAKVPFITVWDDHEVANDAWKDGAENHNDGEGDYDTRKEVATQAYFEWLPIRPWREGDHEDIYRSFSFGNLVDLHMLDTRLLARDKQLSYSDYIDSSGNFDQTGLAAALADSTRTMLGQTQLAWLQQQLTTSTATWQVLGQQVLMGTMNLPAAIVTGQMSVTDYATLGELAQLAARQQAGDTTLTDEELAYLAANQDKLTDEVLALLNLPDIPYNLDAWDGYGYEREVLLQTLKSLNKNTVIVAGDTHNAWANNITDSGGDAVAVEFATSSVSSPGMEVYLGFGATEAETYENAITGMVSGLQYTNLLERGYLLLELTPEQANATWYFVDTILSDTYSEQAGRRRQAYMQAGDPKLVMVDS, encoded by the coding sequence ATGATGAGCAATTCGATTTCTCGTCGCCGTTTCCTGGAGTTGTCAGCTAAAGGATTTGGTGCTGCTGTTATTTCCTATGGATTGATGGGATGTAACAGTCAAAGTAATAACGATACAGTTTCTGCCACTTTTCAACATGGGGTGGCCAGTGGTGACCCGCTCACCGATGCTGTGATTTTGTGGACCCGGGTCACACCGGAGCAGGAGGGGAAAGTTCAGGTGTCCTGGGAAGTGGCAACTGACCCGGAGTTTTCTCAGGTCGTCACCAATGGCAGTACATTCACGGATGATTCACGAGACTATACAATCAAAGTTGATGCTATCGGGCTTGAAGCCGGAACAAGCTACTACTATCGCTTTTTTGTCGATGATGTTCCCTCCACCACTGGTGTGACGAAAACCCTGCCGGAAGGGGATATCAGTTCGGTGAAATTAGCGGTGGTTTCCTGCTCGAATTTCCCTGCCGGTTATTTCAATGTGTTTGATTTAGCCGCACAGCGTGATGATCTGGATGCATTGCTGCATCTGGGCGATTATATCTATGAATATCCGCGGGGCGGTTATGCCAGTGATAATGCTGCGTCTATGGGACGAGAAGTTCTGCCTGCGACGGAACTGTTGAGCTTGAGTGATTACCGGACCCGTTATGCACAATACCGAACGGACAGCAGCCTGCAGAAAATTCATGCCAAAGTACCTTTTATCACCGTTTGGGATGATCATGAGGTCGCCAATGATGCCTGGAAGGATGGTGCAGAAAACCATAATGATGGGGAAGGTGACTACGATACAAGGAAAGAAGTCGCGACACAGGCCTATTTTGAATGGCTGCCCATCCGCCCCTGGCGGGAAGGCGATCATGAAGATATTTATCGCAGTTTCAGCTTTGGCAATCTGGTGGACTTACACATGCTTGATACCCGGTTGCTGGCGCGGGATAAACAGCTGAGTTACAGCGATTATATTGATAGCAGCGGCAACTTCGACCAGACGGGCTTAGCTGCGGCACTGGCTGATTCCACCCGGACGATGTTAGGACAGACACAGCTGGCATGGTTACAGCAGCAACTGACCACGTCAACAGCCACCTGGCAGGTTTTGGGGCAGCAGGTATTAATGGGAACCATGAATTTACCGGCAGCAATAGTGACTGGCCAGATGTCGGTGACGGATTACGCAACGTTAGGTGAGCTGGCACAGCTGGCAGCCAGACAGCAAGCAGGTGATACCACATTAACGGATGAAGAACTGGCTTATCTTGCGGCCAATCAGGATAAACTGACCGATGAAGTACTGGCATTGCTCAATCTGCCGGATATTCCATACAATCTTGATGCGTGGGACGGTTATGGCTACGAACGTGAAGTTCTGTTGCAAACGCTGAAATCTCTGAATAAAAATACTGTGATTGTGGCGGGAGATACTCACAACGCCTGGGCGAATAACATTACCGATTCTGGTGGTGATGCCGTAGCAGTTGAATTTGCCACCAGTTCGGTCAGCTCGCCCGGAATGGAAGTTTACTTAGGGTTTGGTGCCACTGAAGCGGAAACATATGAGAACGCCATTACCGGAATGGTTAGTGGACTACAATATACCAACTTGCTGGAACGGGGTTATCTGCTTCTGGAATTAACACCGGAACAGGCAAACGCGACCTGGTATTTTGTGGATACGATTTTATCAGACACCTACAGTGAACAGGCGGGGCGACGACGTCAGGCTTATATGCAGGCCGGTGACCCGAAGCTGGTGATGGTGGATTCCTAA
- a CDS encoding GNAT family N-acetyltransferase produces MDIVKASLNELDIVTPLFDAYRVFYHQESHPERAREFLAQRIQNQESAIFVAVDRDGKGAGFTQLYPCFSSVSAARIWILNDLFVAPDYRGQGIARQLMQTAKAMAVADQVKGIALETTTDNVNAQALYESLGYVKESGMYHYFLTV; encoded by the coding sequence ATGGATATCGTGAAAGCCAGCCTGAATGAACTGGATATTGTGACACCGCTGTTTGATGCGTACCGCGTTTTCTATCATCAGGAAAGTCATCCTGAACGCGCCCGTGAATTTTTGGCGCAGAGAATACAAAACCAGGAATCCGCGATCTTTGTTGCGGTCGATCGCGATGGAAAAGGGGCCGGGTTCACACAGCTTTATCCTTGTTTTTCATCGGTCTCTGCGGCCAGGATATGGATTTTAAATGATCTGTTCGTGGCACCGGACTACCGCGGTCAGGGGATTGCCCGGCAACTGATGCAGACCGCTAAAGCCATGGCCGTTGCCGATCAGGTAAAAGGGATCGCCCTGGAAACGACGACGGATAATGTGAATGCCCAAGCGCTGTATGAATCTTTAGGCTATGTCAAAGAATCCGGGATGTATCATTATTTTCTGACCGTGTAA